Proteins encoded by one window of Deltaproteobacteria bacterium:
- a CDS encoding response regulator, translating to MKPLKPIRILVIDDESVICDACKLVLGERGHRVDRCLTGRTGLEAIRKETYEVILLDIKLPDVDGMEILREVCNMSPMPCIIVMTGYSTMSNAVQAMKLGAADYLTKPFTDDDLNTTVEKAFFKE from the coding sequence ATGAAACCGCTAAAACCCATTCGCATTCTCGTGATAGATGATGAAAGCGTTATCTGCGACGCGTGTAAACTGGTGCTCGGCGAAAGGGGCCATAGGGTTGACCGCTGTCTGACAGGCAGAACCGGCTTGGAGGCGATCAGAAAGGAAACGTACGAGGTCATTTTACTGGACATAAAATTACCGGATGTCGACGGAATGGAGATTCTGCGGGAGGTCTGCAACATGTCACCGATGCCTTGCATCATCGTTATGACAGGATACTCGACCATGTCGAATGCGGTACAGGCCATGAAACTGGGTGCCGCTGATTATCTGACCAAACCTTTCACCGACGATGATCTGAATACAACCGTTGAAAAGGCATTCTTCAAAGAGTGA
- a CDS encoding response regulator — protein sequence MTALQEYRFGVDHIPRHILVMEDDVTVAKGLEMVLTEEGYDVALAGTGELAMKAFREKKFELLVADLRLPDINGMEIIRQVKEQKPETEVIVITGYGTTATAVEAMKMGVHDFLPKPFTEEEIKNAIAEALSTQEETAVKTEAQKAETEEQRLIQKREVTQVLNRTAEDSDFWKDLMQNGSSALEGYHLSSEAKAAIVSGDLKWINQNVGELTQKQLMFIYKRLEREAW from the coding sequence ATGACGGCATTACAAGAATACCGGTTTGGCGTAGACCACATTCCTCGCCATATTCTGGTCATGGAGGATGATGTAACCGTTGCCAAGGGCCTGGAGATGGTTCTTACCGAAGAGGGGTATGATGTTGCTCTCGCCGGTACGGGCGAGCTGGCCATGAAGGCGTTTCGGGAAAAGAAATTTGAACTGCTGGTTGCCGATCTCCGGCTGCCCGATATCAATGGCATGGAAATCATCAGGCAGGTCAAAGAACAGAAACCCGAAACCGAGGTAATCGTCATCACGGGATATGGTACCACCGCCACGGCCGTGGAGGCCATGAAAATGGGGGTGCATGATTTTTTGCCCAAGCCTTTTACCGAAGAAGAGATCAAAAACGCCATTGCCGAAGCGCTGTCGACCCAAGAGGAAACGGCAGTCAAGACAGAAGCCCAAAAGGCTGAAACAGAGGAACAGAGGCTCATCCAGAAGCGGGAGGTTACGCAGGTTCTGAATCGAACGGCTGAAGATTCCGACTTCTGGAAAGATTTGATGCAAAACGGCTCCAGTGCCTTGGAGGGATACCACCTCTCCAGCGAGGCCAAGGCGGCGATTGTCTCCGGAGACCTGAAATGGATCAACCAGAATGTCGGTGAGCTTACCCAAAAACAACTCATGTTTATCTACAAACGTCTGGAAAGAGAAGCCTGGTAG
- a CDS encoding sigma-54 dependent transcriptional regulator has product MRSTTKITPARVLVIDDEKVICDACKLVLGEAGHQVTAAETGVAGVAHALRNDYDLVLIDIKLPDMDGLEILKRIHQEKPAVNLVVMTGYASVENAVEAMKLGAFDYLSKPFYDGELRLSAAKAIENKRLKEENLILREQLFAKFDFSNIIGKNPKILEIFDEIRKAAPTDSTVLIIGESGTGKELFANAIHAHSKRAVKQFIAIDCSTFSSTLLESELFGHVKGAFTGASQNKAGIFEIADGGTLFLDEIANLNCEFQAKLLRVMEFHQYKPVGASHARESDLRVIAATNQDLKKMTQDGLFRKDLYYRLNVLPLYIPPLRDRRDDIPRLAYHFLRTFSKEMGRQIKGFSDEAIEVLIAYDWPGNVRQLKNIVERLVIMSDRNVLGYRHLLSNLYTGDDHSTGNDPQTLNELKQIKSKIIETHYGPIEKQFLRKALQAAGWNITHAAKRVGMQRSNFSTLLKKHKISPR; this is encoded by the coding sequence TTGAGATCGACAACCAAGATCACCCCGGCCCGCGTTCTTGTCATCGACGATGAAAAGGTGATTTGCGATGCCTGCAAGCTGGTGCTGGGCGAAGCCGGCCACCAGGTAACGGCTGCAGAGACAGGCGTTGCAGGTGTCGCCCATGCCCTGCGCAACGACTACGATCTGGTTCTGATCGATATTAAACTCCCGGACATGGACGGACTGGAAATCCTAAAACGCATACACCAGGAAAAGCCTGCAGTGAACCTTGTCGTCATGACCGGTTATGCCTCGGTAGAAAACGCCGTAGAAGCCATGAAGCTGGGGGCCTTCGACTACCTTTCCAAACCTTTTTACGATGGCGAACTGCGCCTGTCGGCTGCCAAGGCCATTGAGAACAAACGGCTGAAAGAGGAAAACCTCATCCTCCGGGAACAGCTTTTCGCAAAATTCGATTTCAGCAATATCATCGGTAAAAATCCAAAAATTTTGGAAATATTTGATGAAATCCGCAAGGCCGCACCGACCGACAGCACGGTCCTCATCATCGGAGAAAGCGGCACCGGCAAAGAGTTGTTTGCCAACGCGATCCACGCCCACAGCAAACGTGCGGTTAAGCAGTTCATCGCCATCGATTGCAGCACATTTTCTTCCACACTCCTCGAAAGCGAATTGTTCGGACACGTCAAAGGTGCCTTCACGGGAGCCTCTCAGAACAAAGCAGGTATTTTTGAAATTGCCGACGGTGGCACCCTGTTCTTGGATGAGATCGCCAATTTAAACTGCGAGTTCCAGGCTAAACTCCTAAGAGTGATGGAGTTCCACCAGTACAAACCGGTGGGAGCAAGCCACGCGAGGGAGTCGGACCTACGCGTCATCGCTGCAACCAACCAGGATTTAAAGAAGATGACCCAAGACGGCCTTTTCAGAAAAGATCTTTATTATCGCCTCAATGTCCTTCCGCTCTACATCCCTCCCCTGAGAGATCGCAGGGACGACATTCCCAGATTGGCCTATCACTTTTTGCGAACCTTCAGCAAGGAGATGGGGCGGCAAATAAAGGGCTTTTCAGATGAAGCCATAGAGGTGCTGATTGCTTACGACTGGCCGGGCAATGTGCGGCAGCTAAAAAACATCGTCGAACGACTGGTCATCATGTCCGACAGAAACGTATTGGGATACCGCCACCTTTTAAGCAATCTCTATACCGGGGATGACCACTCGACCGGGAATGACCCGCAGACCCTGAATGAACTAAAACAGATCAAATCGAAAATCATCGAAACGCATTATGGCCCCATCGAAAAACAATTCCTTAGAAAAGCCCTGCAGGCAGCCGGTTGGAACATCACCCATGCCGCTAAACGTGTCGGCATGCAGCGGTCCAATTTTTCGACACTTCTGAAAAAACACAAGATTTCCCCTCGATGA